In Hemiscyllium ocellatum isolate sHemOce1 chromosome 27 unlocalized genomic scaffold, sHemOce1.pat.X.cur. SUPER_27_unloc_18, whole genome shotgun sequence, one genomic interval encodes:
- the LOC132807520 gene encoding zinc finger protein 664-like — MEKPWKCDNCGKGFHAPSVLETYRRSHTGERPFSCPECGKAFSNSTTLLTRKRVRAGERPFSCSECGKAFSNSSDLLKHQRVHTGERPFSCPDCGQAFGDSSALLTHRRVHTGERPFSCPDCGKAFSKSSDLLKHQL; from the coding sequence atggagaaaccatggaagtgtgatAATTGTGGGAAAGGCTTTCATGCCCCGTCTGTCCTGGAGACTTATCGGCGcagccacactggggagaggccattcagctgccccgagtgcggcaaggccttcagcaattccaccACTCTGTTGACCCGCAAGCGGGTCCGggcgggggagaggcccttcagctgctcagagtgtgggaaggccttcagcaattcctccgacctgctgaagcaccagcgggtccacacaggggagaggccattctcctgccctgacTGCGGGCAGGCCTTCggtgattcctctgccctgctgacccaccggcgggtccatacaggggaaaggcccttcagctgtcccgactgcgggaaggccttcagcaaatcctctgacctgctgaagcaccagctttga